The sequence GGAGAGGAATCATGGGAAGACACATACAGTAAAAACTCACAAGAAACTTCTTAGGCATGATTGTTTGTGGTACAAAATAAGTCTTTAAACCCTTTTAATATCTAAGGTCTTTTCTGACATGATTTCGATCAAGAATACGCAAGAGATCTCGCTCCCACCAATTTTTTTTCAGTACTAGTAAAGAGTAGCTATTTATGTTTTGACGCAATAAGAAAATAGGGGCCTATATGCattagaaatattattaataataattattattagatcTCTAGATGAGATTATTAGGTCTACTTTACCTATAAAGACAGTTGTTTTGTGTTAAACAAACACTTTCTTTAGAGATCCACTAAATAGGCTATTGGTAGTTCTGATATTAGAAAAATTATAACTGATTAAGTATAAAGGTgttaatgttgattaaaaaaaaatatcaaactgaTACCCTTTCAGCATTGGGATTTCATCATGCTATGGGTATTTTTTAAAGGAATGGAATTGTTGCAATGGATGGGAATATTGACTTCCATTACAaagatttatttgttaaaaatgcaattaaatatgtTCTCTTATTACCATACAGACAcagatactattattattattattattattattatattcaaaataaaagctgttctttttaactttctattaatcaaataatcctgaaaaaacttcattgagaagcacaactgttttcaacattgattatacttaataaatgtttcttgagcagcaaatcagcatattagaatggagACAGGAGTAAATAAGAGAGTTTACAGCTTGTTTACAAAGATGCAGGCTACATGGTTTTAATCAAATACATGTATGACACGGCATTAAAGCAGACATTCATTATATCAAACATctggaaaaagaaaaatcaacagATTTTGTGTAAAAAGGTTATATTGTAATTTCGTATATAAGACAAACCTGTGCAGAGTTTGTTAgattaagattaattaaaaataaatataaaaggttattaaataaaaatctatttaataacATGTAATCCTCTTCTTTGAATGTCTCATGGTTATTTAAACATagcttcaaaaaaaataaaaaaaaataaaatccattcaGGTATTCCAAgaattcatgttttgttttgttatttaattgaGAGAAATGCAGTTTGACAAGCTTCCTCAAATTCCTTCCTGTTTTTCATCACTCTTTGGAGAACACCACATATACGCCACTGCAACAGCGAGCCACAGATGTGCAGAACGGAGCGATGAAGATATTAACCGCACTCATCCACAGTGACCTCACACAGGGCAGGCAGCTATGACACACCTGGATACAGGGCATCACACACCTATGGCAAGACACAGTGACGTTACTTTTGACTGAaacctttctttttttcctttaagTAACAGATTTCATAAATAACTGCCATAACAGCTTACCAGATGTGCATACAGGCCAGGAGGGCAAAGAGACAGCCACAGAGACAGGAGAGGGGAACCGCACACAGCGCTGTGAGGCAGCGGTAACCCCACAGCCGCGTGGACTCGAACCCAATGCCGCTGTACACCCACACGCGGTCGTAGCTGTGTGTGGACACGGGCTCCGCCAGAACATCGCTAAACTCTATCTGGTGTCACAGTGAACAGGAAGTTAGTGCCATTTTATTGCATGTTTATTTCACTTATAACCCCCCCATAAACGTATCCATCCTTGGGATAAGAAGTGAGTGTTGTATTCACCTTCAAATGTTTGTTGATGCCAAAGGGATCTCTGATCTCACCCCAAGTGAGGGACGGGGTGGAGGAGAActgtggaggaggaggtggagacgGGTGCATCTCCTTCACATCATCatctttatcatcatcatcatcatcatcatcaatattaCACTCCACCAAATACTCGTCTGACATCATATTGACTGCAAAGCAGATCgcagggtttgtgtgtgtgtgtgcaatgtcTCATTCACATCTCCAAATCAGTGCTGAACCAAACAGGACAGTATTAGTCTTTTCTATGATCGTTTAGTTTTTTAGCATATCTGTGGGTTAAATGGTTTAGTTAACAGTAGACAAActacagcagtggttctcaaacatttTGATTGCAAGGCCCCCATTGTCAAATAAGATATTTGAAGACCTCCCAAGATATAACTGATACTTCTGGTATAATGACAAAGCtgcacattttcaaacttttcaggATAATGAAATTCACTTGGGGTAgcaatgaataaaattaaataattcattttatattCCCAATAACTGAGTATTCTTCATGATttacactttttattaatttacatgacTTTTCAAGTTGGTAAATACAGTGCGTTTTAATTACTTTTCACAAATATAAATTTTTAGCAATACAATAATATATGACATGAGAGggcttaatataatttcataacaaaaaaatttaaatgacccTAGAGGGTCCTGGtcccctggttgagaaccactgaactAACGTGACAAACATGTGACAAATACAACTCAGATCAGATGAGACACATCCTGGCAAATCTTGCTCACTATTTTGACTCATATGCCATACTGTAATATAACTGAGAAGTGATGAGATGAACTCATCAGTACTGGATGGATGTAAATGTCAACATctgatatttaatacatttttgcattttttaaaataaataaatcacaaaaatatttagtaattaaaacaatacacagaaagaaCTGAAAGACATTGCGTttcttttttatagaaaataaatatgatGGTTATTATCATTACCAAATATTTATTAAGAGACTTTATTATTCAATTTAGGAATACCCATGAGTGCAAAATATTTGCCAATTACTAATATTTAATACTTACCTTATTCAATAGTCCTGGTCCAAAAATAAACTGTAATCCTGGTGCAGGTCAAAAAAGTAACTTTAGCAATAGCAACTATTTTGATCtatctgagagacactgccaatCTTCAATCTCGTCATCCACATCTAACAGATGAATATGTGGCCTGTATCAAACTATAACTGTGCAGCAGCAGGCATGGAGGGGACTTACAGTATGGAGGTGCGACCTCACTCGTTCTGCCTGGTGTTTTTTGCCATAGTCTGGTGTGTGGAAGTGTCTGTACCCAGTGAAGAATTAGAGGGTGAGTGTAGAGTTATTTTggggagaggagtggagagggcACCACTGATCAGGTTActggacagacacacacagcctGTTTCCTCAcagatatttaaaacaattaccagttttttttctttttaggaaaCATGCATGcttcaaaaatatttagaaacttaaaaatgtatgtaattgtATTACAGTGTTGTTACTGTATTGTTATAAATAATCTATGTATGATGAAACATCTGGCAAGCCGACAGTATTTTAGaatcaatataatttattttgataataCTGTAATCCACACATCAATGGTGACATCATCTACAAGAGACACACACTGCTAAAGGGAATGCATGACGGGGGTGGAAGTCGAAGGAGACCAGTGACCGGGGGCACTAATGTGCAGCTAAAAGGAAGTGAGTGCCATTGTACTTCCTGCATGTGCTATTTCACAGTTTGAGCTTTTCTCCAGTCAGTTCTCTGTTGGACAGTTTCTGAGCTGCTCTGAGTGGCACTTGTCTTCACAGTTGTCTTTCCATTTTTCATATTTGACAGAGAGAACATGGAGCTGTAGGGGTAAAATGGGCTCCAGAGCTGTGCTTAATTTGGCCGCTCCACCTGTTCCCACACGAGACTATCCGCATcagtgtgtttgcatgcatgtgtgcTGCTTCCTTTATGAtagaatgttttttaaagaataatccATTGTAATGCAAATAATGGTAAAAATAGTAATGTAAttgaatgcaaaaaataaaaataaaaaattaaatagcaaATAAAAAATCCTAAATCAGTCTTCAAAAATGGAAAACTggatcattttaatattaatcatGTCGTACCTTGAACTATTTGAGCTATGCATAATATCaaaaagcaatttaaaaaaaagcgTAAATCTGAGGGTAACATTTGCCTTCATAAATTCTGGGTGACGCTTCTATATCTAAAATAACAATGTGGACTCTGCCTGTCATGGATGTCATTCCCACAGTTCACTTGTCCATCCGAATCTATGTGCTTTGAGGGACTCAACACTTGTTTTCCTGGTACTCCATGAATATATCATCAGCAAATACTTATGTTTTGCCAAATGAACACAGTCTACACTACAGTCAAAAACACATTGGACATCACTGCGATGAATGATTAGATAGGAAGTGGGAGATTCTTGACTGATGGCCAGATTAACAGTTGATAAAGCTAAAACACAAATACAACCAATAATAGGATCAATGACAATGACAAAACCATATTAGCCACTGTCAACTGAAATATTTTAGAATACACTTTAGTTAATAAGGCGTAAAGAGAAACATATCGTGTATGTCtggaaaaatatattcatatctgTGATGAGTTTGCTGTTCCCCCACAACACTCATATTCAGATTCACTCGTCTTTCGTCCCTTCATCTCCCTCAGTCCTGTTGGTCTTGGGTTTTGAAGAGAACTCTGCTGCGCAGGCCGAAGCCTCCCTTCTTCACCGGAGGTCGAGCAGCAGCAGAGGGTCCCGATGGGACAGATGTGGGAGGAGAGGAAGGAGGAGGGTTCGAACCCGAGGCTTCCAGAGGAGGCTGACGGGACAACAGCTCCTTAAACACGGAGTTCATCTGGCGACTGACCTCCTGTGAGAAACAGAGAATCATACATAAGGATATCCATTTCTATCTGATTAAATAGTTTAGAGTTAAAACTTAAAATTTTCATGATTTTCCAGGTCTAGAAATCACATTTTTACCTAGGTTTTGCAAAGACTTTGGGAACcctgcttcttaaaaaaaaaaaagacggttTTTGaggtatatgaaataaaataaaagaatatgaCGTCAGTTTATATCTAGAGATTTAGCTTATATTAATGCACATCTTTTTAAGCCATCTTGCTGCCCCCATGGAATTGTGCCGAGGCCCCCTCGTGGGTCCCAGTCTCCAGGATGACAACCACTTTGACTTTACTTATTAGTGTAGAAATGTGGCCGAAGCGACAAAAGATTCTGAGATTTGAATATGGTTCAGTGGATAATTCGGCTTTCTAAGAATTCATGCAGAACAATTTAGATTCATTATATAAATTGCCATAACTGTTGAGATTTTAATTACATTTCCCTGACCTTCCCAAGCCTGGAAAAAATAATTTAGCAATTTCCTAGTGTATATCCAGATTGTCCATAAGTGGGGAATCCCTAGTGTGTGTTTAAATATGGCATGGCCAGTTCAGATTTGATGTCAACGATACAGAATGCCGTTGATTATGTGTCTTGTAATTGACTGATGTGCTTAATTTGACATATACAAATAACATTTGAAAGCTACAAGATTGTCAATGAATGATGATTCTGTTCATCTCATAAAGCTATTATATGGTGACATAACATGAATATAGACCATAAATCATACGGCTTATTTTTCTGGGGCTTTATGGTTATTCTACCGTTCTTTTTGTTATTTGTCAAGCTTGAAGGTCCTTGCTCACTCGTATGCTTTCACTGTATATGAAAGAGTTCTTTAAGACTCCTCATTCTCCTTATTAACGTTTGAGCAAACTATTCCTTCAGTGGAAATATGAGTAAAAGAATGAGACCTTGTCGATATGTACTGTCTGTTTGTCTGCTGGTCCCACTATTGGCCTCAGAGTGTCTAAAGTGTGTCTGCGCTCCTGATGACtgaagagaaagaaagacagacaaataaataaaatgttcaattgCTTATAACAAtacacactacagttcaaaagcttgtggtcagtaagatgttCTTTAAAGAATGTTAAGGCTCAACAGGGCTgcacttaaaaaaagaaattcctGAAATAGTGAACTGTTACACTGAACAAGGCAGATACCGGAAACATTTTTGATACAGTTTTTATCCCCTgctttaaacataataaatattttaagattgccgactttttttttttgattaaaaatacagttaaaacagaaattgtgtcaaatattattataatttaaactgttttctatttaaatatattttaaactataatttattcctgtgatgacaaagcaggattttcagcatcattactccagtgtcacatgatccttcagaaatcatactaatatgctgctTTATTGCTCAGGACTTACTTATGGTGAAAACATTTTAacttttactgacacttttgaataatgcatccttgctaaataaatgtataaatttcttaaaaaactaaaaaatacaaattagttTTTGATTTTGCATAAACACTGTTTTGGTCATCTCCAGAATAATTCTGTATGCTCATTGAGATTAATGGTGGAAATACACTCGTCAACACATGACTTTCAGCAGCAGGTACCATCAAAACAACTTCTGTTCTCCTACCCTGAGAAATGCCGTGCAACTGCAGTTGTCTGAGGAGGAAGGATGAATCGTCCCTCGGGCACCTGCAGGATCTTCCGTATGGGGCTTACACTCCCATTGTTGCCTCCAACTATACTGCTGCCTCCGCTGCCTGTCCTTTGCCTGCCGGGCAAAGACGCGCTGTCACTGTTCACTCTCATACTGGGGAATGACAGCAGACACAGTACAGTTAAGATCTCACTGAGCCTGATATGAACATGCAAGGTGAATTATTATCAGCGGACTGAGTGAATGTACCGGGTGCTGGGTTCAGACAGCTGCTGTTCCTCAGATAGGTTTCCTGTGCTCCCTCTGCTGTCCTCTTTCTTCCCTCGTTCTTTTCGCTCTGCCCTGAGAATGAGAAGACAACAAGATGAGGACACCAAAGCTAGTAGTAAGGTTATGGCTGCCAAGATGTTGTTTAAGAAGTAAAACAGTATGTTTAGCTATTATGTGTTTTCCTAGTCACATGTCTCCGCAATAGATTTTGTAGACTTAAGTTAGTGTAGACACCATATTTGATTTGACACAACTAAAGACCGGGATGTGAGGAACGGAATTTAATGGGTCTGTTCAATAAGATATGAtttaaatattgttgttgttcttgtgTTTCATGAATGGGGTCCATTATGTTTGCATACCTGGATGTCGACCTGCTACCAGAAAATTACATGTAACCTTGGACCTTATTTTCAGAATCACAGCTGTTTTGGTTAGCAAACTATACTCATTAGCTCTGTTGCAAAACCTAATGGGTTGCCCACAGAGGCAAGATTCATTACTGTGAGAATACTGATAATTCAGGTTAATTGATTATTTTACCCAGTGTTTGTGTATGCTATGCATTTGTGTCTATAAAGTGTATAGTGTTCTAAATCACTGTATTATTAAGTCAGGATCTTGTCTGTGTAGCCAGTAAGAAATAAGCTTTGAAACTTTAACTAACTGCAGTTAAAATTTATGGTGAAGTTTGTTTATGGTCTCACCCCTCTACCACACTGATGTAATTATGGGGGATCAGGCCTTTCACCCCTCCTGCTTCCCCTCTCCACCAATCAGCAGTGGCCTTGCTGTGTAGTAGGAGGTGGTCACCCTGCTTGAATGACAGCTCGGCTGCAGAACGTGCAACATAATCAAACATGGCCACAGCCTCCCATTCTGTACATACAATgcacatatacaaacacacaacacaaagCATGGCAACAAAAATGCCACATATGCCAAAGTCCAACATTGAATGGCCACAATGCAACCACAGGACACAGAAACCCAACATGGAACACACATGGAAACATTTAGATAAGATTTTCATTAAAACTTCaaaggtttaaaaaaattcaTTGGCATAATGTATGTGTTGTGTTTTCTTACCATCTTCGCTGGGAAGATGTTCAGGGTCTCCCTCGCCCTCCT is a genomic window of Carassius carassius chromosome 46, fCarCar2.1, whole genome shotgun sequence containing:
- the LOC132129276 gene encoding caveolin-2-like, which encodes MMSDEYLVECNIDDDDDDDDKDDDVKEMHPSPPPPPQFSSTPSLTWGEIRDPFGINKHLKIEFSDVLAEPVSTHSYDRVWVYSGIGFESTRLWGYRCLTALCAVPLSCLCGCLFALLACMHIWCVMPCIQVCHSCLPCVRSLWMSAVNIFIAPFCTSVARCCSGVYVVFSKE